In a single window of the Drosophila albomicans strain 15112-1751.03 chromosome 3, ASM965048v2, whole genome shotgun sequence genome:
- the LOC117571008 gene encoding cyclic GMP-AMP synthase-like receptor 1, whose amino-acid sequence MASLESQLQRNIADFINIDAHRKKYTNHYNALRDTIYSTLKSEMPLGKWLCGHKLGGSYGDKVKITKPDEFDLVIYLKFPENDRIIVKRDPRKPGNVTLDMTEVLNILQRQDHQKDSFTALKKIVTAQNLLLEDKLQDLINGAFTKVLNKMEKRIIVDGMTSQIIYRRCGPAHTIFINSPYKYSVDFVPAIRLSERQNVLGGEELRFFRNIPYWDAIPKPMKPFQANNISFRASYYDAEKEMMHNKQKLKDVIKLMKKFRDSKTNMANVRSYYIKTVLLWQVKVRPVSYWSNKRLYEILIDMYDELASCLAVNQRRGKLRFFWDPNLDMFAAFTPTQRQDMFNCVIAEHANLKRAAGNLTSDINQIVRSSYSSREERGEPQRRPRNGQPAVAPAPPSANKPQAEQSTCIIG is encoded by the exons ATGGCGTCGTTGGAGAGTCAATTGCAAAGAAATATTGCGGATTTTATTAATATCGATGCacatagaaaaaaatacactAACCATTACAATGCCTTACGAGATACTATTTATTCCACTCTTAAGTCTGAGATGCCACTGGGAAAATGGTTGTGTGGACACAAACTTGGCG GAAGCTATGGCGATAAAGTTAAAATTACAAAGCCCGATGAGTTCGATTTGGTAATCTACCTGAAATTTCCCGAAAACGATCGGATCATCGTTAAGAGAGATCCACGGAAACCGGGTAATGTTACACTCGACATGACTGAGGTGCTAAATATCCTGCAGAGACAGGATCATCAAAAGGATTCATTTACAGCCCTAAAGAAAATAGTTACGGCCCAAAATCTATTACTGGAGGATAAGCTGCAGGATCTAATAAATGGTGCATTTACCAAAGTTCtcaataaaatggaaaaacgGATTATTGTGGACGGCATGACCTCGCAAATAATTTACCGACGATGCGGTCCAGctcatacaatttttataaattcaccCTACAAATATTCGGTGGATTTTGTGCCAGCAATAAGGCTAAGTGAACGGCAGAATGTGTTGGGTGGCGAGGAGCTCAGATTCTTCCGGAACATACCGTATTGGGACGCAATACCGAAACCTATGAAGCCATTCCAAGCGAACAACATTTCATTCCGGGCCTCCTACTATGATGCCGAAAAGGAAATGATgcacaataaacaaaagctgaAGGATGTCATCAAGCTGATGAAGAAATTCCGCGATTCTAAGACAAACATGGCAAATGTTCGAAGCTATTACATTAAGACGGTGCTGCTGTGGCAGGTGAAGGTGCGTCCCGTGTCCTATTGGAGCAACAAGAGACTCTACGAGATATTAATCGAT ATGTACGATGAGTTGGCCAGTTGCTTGGCAGTGAATCAGCGGCGTGGCAAGTTACGCTTCTTCTGGGATCCCAATCTCGATATGTTTGCTGCCTTCACACCGACCCAACGACAGGACATGTTCAACTGTGTTATAGCTGAGCATGCGAACCTCAAGAGAGCCGCTGGCAATCTGACCAGTGACATCAATCAAATTGTGCGATCCTCCTACA GCAGTCGCGAGGAGCGTGGAGAGCCACAGCGAAGGCCTCGGAATGGACAGCCAGCTGTAGCACCAGCTCCACCTTCTGCTAATAAACCACAGGCAGAACAATCGACTTGTATAATtggctga
- the LOC117568641 gene encoding methyltransferase-like protein 25B isoform X1 translates to MHDLPNKLAISLNVVKKYEWLLNSYVSDFYVDNHWSKLPLSWQSQLEKLPVEVLAELLQSDDNELRPSRVVWPLELLALRQVLRTLNISRTPKRQLEIELPSCPLLEHRKLKFMFMKCVKPKKSHEIKRMAAICARSCQQTATNFVVDFGAGVGHLARILGYGYGIKVCCLEMQPALNQQAVAIDAKLESMAHKFLEAHEIEHFKRPAHLTQRLSSSTKPAEFIESIREAFQLPAGDFQFGIIGLHPCGDLGATLMRLFLNCEQAKFLNFVGCCYQKMSTRQTQPQMELHGYPLSSQLRRQLHCHDDCQLSYEAREIACHAIEVYYDRLTADQYEYLKIHSLRAAAERIIVHNFPDQRHSALRNVKHSPGMSFNEYFRRAIDGTKFEALKTTQLDNKQIESDLLHWERIVCFYTLRLMLAPLVESIILYDRALFLLESGCQVNIEAIFDPRISPRNHITSAIKS, encoded by the exons ATGCACGATTTACCCAACAAACTGGCTATAAGTTTAAATGTAGTTAAAAAGTATGAGTGGTTACTTAATTCTTATGTATCG GACTTTTATGTGGACAATCATTGGAGCAAACTTCCTTTGAGCTGGCAAAGTCAATTAGAAAAGTTACCAGTGGAGGTGCTGGCTGAATTGCTGCAGAGTGATGACAATGAGTTGCGGCCTTCACGTGTTGTCTGGCCCTTGGAACTGCTGGCCCTGCGTCAGGTGTTGCGAACTTTGAATATTAGCAGGACACCAAAACGGCAGCTAGAA ATTGAATTGCCAAGTTGTCCACTGCTGGAGCATCGCAAGCTGAAGTTCATGTTCATGAAGTGCGTGAAGCCAAAAAAGTCACACGAAATCAAGAGAATGGCGGCAATTTGTGCCCGAAGCTGTCAACAGACTGCAACTAACTTCGTGGTTGACTTTGGAGCCGGCGTGGGACACTTGGCTCGCATACTGGGCTACGGTTATGGCATTAAAGTATGCTGCTTGGAAATGCAGCCGGCATTGAATCAACAAGCCGTAGCTATTGATGCCAAGTTGGAGAGCATGGCTCATAAATTCCTTGAAGCCCATGAAATAGAGCACTTTAAACGGCCCGCACATCTGACCCAGCGTctgagcagcagcacaaaGCCCGCGGAGTTCATCGAGAGCATTCGCGAGGCTTTCCAGTTGCCAGCCGGAGACTTTCAATTTGGTATCATTGGCCTGCATCCCTGTGGCGATCTGGGAGCGACGTTAATGCGTTTGTTTCTCAACTGCGAGCAGGCGAAGTTTCTTAATTTCGTTGGCTGTTGTTACCAAAAGATGAGCACGCGACAAACACAGCCTCAAATGGAGTTACATGGTTATCCGCTCAGTTCGCAACTGCGGCGACAACTACATTGTCACGACGATTGCCAGCTTAGCTATGAGGCACGGGAAATTGCTTGTCACGCGATTGAAGTGTATTACGATCGCCTCACTGCCGATCAATATGAATATCTAAAGATACACTCACTTCGTGCCGCAGCCGAGCGGATCATTGTGCATAATTTTCCCGATCAACGGCATTCTGCTCTCCGCAATGTGAAGCATTCACCTGGCATGAGTTTTAATGA ATACTTTCGGCGTGCAATCGATGGTACGAAATTCGAAGCGCTGAAGACTACGCAGCTtgacaataaacaaattgagaGTGATTTATTGCACTGGGAACGCATTGTGTGCTTCTATACGTTGCGTCTTATGCTGGCACCACTCG tggAGAGCATTATTCTATACGATCGTGCTTTGTTTCTGCTGGAAAGCG GCTGCCAGGTTAATATTGAAGCCATTTTTGATCCCCGAATTTCTCCAAGAAATCACATAACCAGTGCCATTAAAAGTTAA
- the LOC117568641 gene encoding methyltransferase-like protein 25B isoform X2 gives MFMKCVKPKKSHEIKRMAAICARSCQQTATNFVVDFGAGVGHLARILGYGYGIKVCCLEMQPALNQQAVAIDAKLESMAHKFLEAHEIEHFKRPAHLTQRLSSSTKPAEFIESIREAFQLPAGDFQFGIIGLHPCGDLGATLMRLFLNCEQAKFLNFVGCCYQKMSTRQTQPQMELHGYPLSSQLRRQLHCHDDCQLSYEAREIACHAIEVYYDRLTADQYEYLKIHSLRAAAERIIVHNFPDQRHSALRNVKHSPGMSFNEYFRRAIDGTKFEALKTTQLDNKQIESDLLHWERIVCFYTLRLMLAPLVESIILYDRALFLLESGCQVNIEAIFDPRISPRNHITSAIKS, from the exons ATGTTCATGAAGTGCGTGAAGCCAAAAAAGTCACACGAAATCAAGAGAATGGCGGCAATTTGTGCCCGAAGCTGTCAACAGACTGCAACTAACTTCGTGGTTGACTTTGGAGCCGGCGTGGGACACTTGGCTCGCATACTGGGCTACGGTTATGGCATTAAAGTATGCTGCTTGGAAATGCAGCCGGCATTGAATCAACAAGCCGTAGCTATTGATGCCAAGTTGGAGAGCATGGCTCATAAATTCCTTGAAGCCCATGAAATAGAGCACTTTAAACGGCCCGCACATCTGACCCAGCGTctgagcagcagcacaaaGCCCGCGGAGTTCATCGAGAGCATTCGCGAGGCTTTCCAGTTGCCAGCCGGAGACTTTCAATTTGGTATCATTGGCCTGCATCCCTGTGGCGATCTGGGAGCGACGTTAATGCGTTTGTTTCTCAACTGCGAGCAGGCGAAGTTTCTTAATTTCGTTGGCTGTTGTTACCAAAAGATGAGCACGCGACAAACACAGCCTCAAATGGAGTTACATGGTTATCCGCTCAGTTCGCAACTGCGGCGACAACTACATTGTCACGACGATTGCCAGCTTAGCTATGAGGCACGGGAAATTGCTTGTCACGCGATTGAAGTGTATTACGATCGCCTCACTGCCGATCAATATGAATATCTAAAGATACACTCACTTCGTGCCGCAGCCGAGCGGATCATTGTGCATAATTTTCCCGATCAACGGCATTCTGCTCTCCGCAATGTGAAGCATTCACCTGGCATGAGTTTTAATGA ATACTTTCGGCGTGCAATCGATGGTACGAAATTCGAAGCGCTGAAGACTACGCAGCTtgacaataaacaaattgagaGTGATTTATTGCACTGGGAACGCATTGTGTGCTTCTATACGTTGCGTCTTATGCTGGCACCACTCG tggAGAGCATTATTCTATACGATCGTGCTTTGTTTCTGCTGGAAAGCG GCTGCCAGGTTAATATTGAAGCCATTTTTGATCCCCGAATTTCTCCAAGAAATCACATAACCAGTGCCATTAAAAGTTAA
- the LOC117568640 gene encoding PX domain-containing protein kinase-like protein → MAIFASRYERKLPIDDTEAISCEIATVEEVDGHTEYLLRVQRGNSCWNVLHRYNDFNKLHQSLRISGIDLPLPGKRIFGNMRPDFIAERKEALQVYINTILMNPILASSLPAKRFVDPESYSQSFHDHALQNALLCLRNDTVWALGATMGAIGWRLRKHYFKVTTKPPEKSSNKLVKSGSQTQQSKHFASGSNGGSHSISIDAGSVDPNAEMVAEWLEYGPDKYVEEKEMNGVLKSLMGLQHPHIESIVLAANTENGCLFIRKFHKHGTLKDVLCMATPKNPFLSKYGNPKGRTALSMKQVATYGKQILDALIFLHSKGYAYGHLHSGNIVIVDDCVKLLDVENHLLGVPAFYRPFFVQHSKIHAIETIDVYCFGHVLFEMAMGYPLQESVVRQITECPEALKSLLESILSKEACKAGLPTLDQLMGHRFFTQYATESASTAEKPHFKLSLNAKELLRQAAVKSENRLRDEQKSVKNQKRIVRVQELMSSEEEKRKSKQKAKLEHKQSKLKQQGSLQASNGRLSLVAATAVASTSAAAVGGSGGGGVGLSTADSFNRSDSTPEEPPILAGHKTHTTIGGQTARQELPSSSSGAVGASVERQTSTPNMASEDAEAGEDDEPTRSALLESICKFNRGSLRKVRSND, encoded by the exons ATGGCAATATTTGCGAGCAGATATGAAAGAAAACTACCTATTGATGACACTGAGGCCATAAGCTGCGAGATCGCAACCGTCGAGGAGGTCGACGGACATACG GAGTATTTGCTGCGTGTGCAGAGGGGAAATAGCTGCTGGAATGTTCTACATCGATACAATGACTTCAATAAGCTGCATCAAAGTCTTCGTATCTCTGGCATCGATCTGCCGTTGCCTGGCAAGCGCATCTTTGGTAATATGCGACCGGACTTCATAGCTGAACGGAAAGAAGCACTGCAAGTTTACATAAACACAATACTAATGAATCCCATTTTGGCATCATCGCTGCCAGCCAAGCGTTTCGTTGATCCCGAAAGCTACTCTCAGTCATTCCACG ATCATGCATTACAGAATGCGCTACTATGTCTGCGCAATGATACGGTTTGGGCTTTAGGCGCCACAATGGGCGCCATAGGCTGGCGACTGCGTAAGCATTACTTTAAGGTGACCACGAAGCCGCCAgagaagagcagcaacaagttgGTGAAGAGCGGTTCGCAGAcgcagcaaagcaaacactTTGCCTCGGGCAGCAATGGAGGTAGTCACTCCATCTCCATTGATGCGGGCAGTGTGGATCCCAATGCGGAAATGGTCGCTGAATGGTTGGAGTACGGTCCGGACAAGTATGTGGAGGAAAAGGAGATGAATGGTGTACTGAAGAGTTTGATGGGCTTGCAGCATCCGCACATTGAATCCATTGTGCTCGCTGCCAACACGGAAAATGGTTGCCTCTTTATCAGAAA ATTCCATAAGCATGGTACTCTCAAGGATGTGCTTTGCATGGCCACGCCAAAGAATCCATTCCTGAGCAAATACGGCAATCCCAAAGGACGCACTGCACTCTCCATGAAACAAGTGGCCACCTACGGTAAACAGATATTAGATGCTTTGATCTTCTTGCACTCTAAAGGCTATGCTTATG GTCACTTGCATTCAGGCAACATTGTTATTGTGGATGATTGTGTTAAGCTGTTGGATGTCGAGAATCATCTGCTGGGTGTGCCTGCTTTTTATCGACCATTCTTTGTGCAACACAGCAAGATTCATGCCATCGAGACAATCGATGTCTATTGCTTTGGTCATGTGCTCTTCGAAATGGCCATGGGGTATCCGCTGCAGGAGTCGGTTGTGCGGCAGATCACGGAGTGTCCCGAGGCATTAA AATCACTATTGGAGAGCATACTGTCGAAGGAAGCCTGCAAGGCTGGTCTGCCCACATTGGATCAATTGATGGGTCACAGGTTTTTCACGCAGTATGCAACCGAGAGTGCATCCACCGCAGAAAAGCCACACTTTAAGCTTTCGTTG AATGCCAAGGAACTGCTTCGTCAGGCTGCTGTGAAGAGCGAGAATCGTTTGCGCGACGAACAAAAGTCGGTGAAGAACCAAAAGCGCATTGTACGCGTCCAGGAGCTCATGAGTTCCGAGGAGGAGAAGCGCAAGTCAAAGCAAAAAGCA AAATTAGAGCACAAACAGTCGAAGCTAAAGCAACAGGGGTCACTCCAAGCAAGCAATGGACGCTTGTCGCTGGTCGCTGCGACTGCTGTTGCCTCAACAAGcgcagctgctgttggcggCAGCGGTGGCGGGGGCGTGGGGCTAAGCACAGCAGACTCATTCAATCGCTCCGACAGCACACCCGAAGAACCACCCATACTGGCTGGCCACAAAA CGCACACAACTATTGGAGGTCAGACAGCGCGCCAGGAgttgcccagcagcagcagcggtgcTGTGGGAGCATCCGTGGAGAGGCAAACATCGACACCGAATATGGCATCGGAGGACGCGGAAGCTGGCGAGGATGATGAACCCACACGCTCTGCGCTGCTCGAGTCAATTTGCAAGTTTAACCGCGGCTCGCTGCGCAAAGTGCGATCCAACGATTAG
- the LOC117568642 gene encoding dynein light chain Tctex-type 5-B gives MQRQVSSQRASLTKSNVAAALCAPPKAAIRYLPTYRLDPKNPLNKERLEIAMKEIMHRNYNDEYLFHPKQSYHLAAQVSEEIKSTIKLFNFDRYRYIVLVTVGELMTQGLCSMVNFLWDADKDGYVSYAIKTPKYFALCTIFYLYLD, from the exons ATGCAGAGGCAGGTGAGCAGCCAGCGCGCATCCCTGACCAAGTCGAATGTGGCCGCCGCCTTGTGTGCTCCTCCAAAG GCTGCCATACGGTATCTGCCCACGTATCGGCTGGATCCGAAGAACCCCTTGAATAAGGAACGCTTGGAAATTGCCATGAAGGAAATCATGCATAGGAATTACAACGATGAGTACTTGTTTCATCCCAAACAATCGTATCACTTGGCTGCCCAGGTCAGCGAAGAGATCAAGAGCACCATCAAATTGTTCAATTTCGATAG ATATCGATATATTGTGTTAGTAACCGTTGGAGAGTTGATGACTCAGGGTCTTTGCTCCATGGTGAACTTCCTGTGGGATGCCGATAAAGATGGATATGTTTCATACGCCATCAAGACACcgaaatattttgcactctgcaCCATATTTTACTTGTACTTAGATTGA
- the LOC117572385 gene encoding RNA-binding protein spenito codes for MSIHREGADLDRITVKIHNMKRSASRSPGRGNLVRNSRSMGRGYDNGGGVPGDSPERISPERMRRRLERSPSPRGRYGSPHREPYMRGPPAAERPAGYKVLCVSALPPKAPDEFIEETLYREYKKFGDFSVRLAHDLDERVAYVCFRTPEDAREAKHHKPRLIIYDKMAIVEPVYKSTTRPEYRPRHSMSPPDYERYHYSRSPMGPGVPLDHRRPPIDPYDRYGPPIHPHAVHPREYRPMHHEYPHPPRGPPMGHRGHPHAHPHHLHGHPPPHQYAPMRPMAPRPHVPYEKPESKKDKFPNYLHHVQPEDDPLSTRTLFAGNLEVTIADDELRRIFGKYGVVDDIDIKRPPPGTGNAFAFVRYQNLDMAHRAKIELSGQYIGKFQCKIGYGKVTPATRMWIGGLGAWTSVTQLEREFDRFGAIKKIEYQKGEPYAYIQYETVEAATAAVKEMRGFPLGGPERRLRTDFAELPGATPAAPFKTAKPAYDESAIEYRRPEYDPYYEEQTVYAPRGGYSPYPPRGGYRGRGGGYRGRGRGMYHYHNDVHRPPHPSAMGGVSSSVPPPGGADDEWRRPPGESYDRARSSSREPGVERSRSRSPLKRARSPGSDSDTSTRRNDALGSAATVPEVARKCSTIWTGALILKSSLFPAKFHLTDGDTDIVESLMRDEEGKHNLRITQRLRLDPPKLEDVQKRIASSSSHAIFMGLAGSTVDTDCDDASVQTRPLRNLVSYLKQKEAAGVISLLNKETEATGVLYAFPPCDFSTDLLKRTCHSLTEEGLKEDHLVIVVVRGGTA; via the exons ATGAGTATTCATAGAGAAGGAGCTGATCTCGATCGAATTACAGTCAAAATCCACAATATGAAGCGCAGCGCATCCCGCTCACCAGGTAGAGGCAACCTCGTTCGTAACTCACGCAGCATGGGTCGCGGCTATGACAATGGCGGTGGTGTTCCCGGGGATTCACCCGAACGCATTTCCCCTGAGCGCATGCGACGTCGCTTGGAGCGTTCGCCAAGTCCACGCGGCCGTTACGGATCACCGCATCGGGAGCCATATATGCGTGGTCCTCCAGCTGCCGAGCGCCCGGCTGGCTATAAGGTGTTGTGCGTTAGCGCTTTGCCTCCAAAGGCGCCGGATGAGTTTATCGAGGAGACACTATACCGCGAATATAAGAAGTTTGGTGATTTCAGCGTTAGACTGGCACACGATCTGGACGAGCGTGTAGCCTACGTGTGCTTTCGCACGCCCGAAGATGCACGCGAGGCAAAGCATCATAAGCCACGACTGATCATATACGATAAGATGGCAATTGTTGAACCCGTTTATAAGTCGACAACGCGGCCGGAGTACAG ACCGCGTCATTCGATGTCGCCACCGGATTATGAACGCTATCACTATTCCCGCTCGCCCATGGGACCGGGAGTTCCCTTGGACCATCGTCGTCCACCCATCGATCCTTATGATCGCTATGGTCCACCCATTCATCCGCATGCGGTGCATCCACGTGAATATCGTCCCATGCACCATGAGTATCCACATCCACCGCGTGGCCCACCGATGGGTCATCGCGGTCATCCACATGCCCATCCCCATCATTTGCATGGACATCCGCCGCCACATCAGTATGCACCAATGCGTCCGATGGCTCCAAGACCGCATGTACCCTACGAGAAACCCGAGAGCAAAAAGGATAAGTTTCCCAACTATTTGCATCACGTACAGCCCGAGGATGATCCACTATCGACGCGCACGCTCTTCGCCGGAAATCTGGAGGTTACCATTGCCGATGACGAGCTGCGTCGCATCTTTGGCAAATATGGTGTGGTCGATGACATTGACATTAAACGACCGCCACCTGGCACCGGCAATGCGTTCGCCTTTGTACGTTATCAGAATCTTGACATGGCTCATCGTGCCAAAATCGAGCTGTCTGGCCAATACATTGGCAAATTTCAGTGTAAAATTGGCTATGGCAAAGTGACGCCGGCCACACGCATGTGGATTGGCGGTCTGGGTGCCTGGACATCGGTGACACAGCTGGAACGTGAGTTCGATCGTTTTGGTGCCATCAAAAAGATTGAATATCAGAAGGGCGAACCCTATGCCTACATTCAGTACGAAACAGTTGAAGCTGCCACCGCCGCTGTGAAGGAGATGCGTGGCTTCCCCTTGGGCGGTCCGGAGCGTCGTCTGCGCACAGATTTCGCCGAGTTGCCGGGCGCAACACCAGCGGCTCCTTTTAAGACTGCCAAGCCAGCATACGACGAGAGCGCCATCGAGTACAGACGACCCGAATACGATCCCTACTACGAGGAGCAAACGGTGTATGCGCCCCGCGGTGGCTACTCACCATATCCGCCGCGTGGTGGTTACCGTGGTCGTGGTGGTGGTTATCGTGGCCGTGGACGTGGCATGTATCATTATCACAACGATGTGCACAGGCCACCGCATCCGAGTGCCATGGGTGGTGTGTCATCATCGGTGCCGCCACCTGGTGGTGCAGACGATGAATGGCGTCGTCCCCCCGGCGAGTCATACGATCGTGCTCGCTCCAGTTCTCGCGAGCCGGGCGTCGAGCGTTCCCGCTCCCGTTCGCCATTAAAGCGTGCACGTTCGCCCGGCTCCGATTCAGATACGTCGACGCGCCGCAACGATGCACTAGGTTCGGCAGCTACGGTGCCCGAGGTGGCGCGCAAGTGCAGCACAATTTGGACTGGTGCGCTCATCCTAAAGAGTTCCTTATTCCCGGCGAAGTTCCATTTGACCGACGGCGACACGGACATTGTGGAGTCGCTGATGCGTGACGAGGAGGGCAAGCATAATTTGCGCATTACACAGAGATTACGTCTTGATCCGCCCAAGTTGGAGGATGTGCAGAAGCGTATTGCTTCCTCATCGTCGCATGCCATTTTCATGGGCCTCGCTGGCTCCACAGTGGATACGGATTGTGATGATGCCAGCGTACAGACGCGGCCATTGCGCAACCTCGTCTCGTATCTGAAGCAAAAGGAAGCAGCTGGCGTTATATCACTGCTAAATAAGGAGACGGAAGCCACAGGCGTGCTATACGCTTTTCCGCCGTGTGACTTCTCAACAGATCTGCTGAAGCGCACCTGCCACAGCCTCACCGAGGAGGGACTGAAGGAGGATCATCTGGTCATTGTGGTGGTGCGTGGTGGCACCGCCTAA
- the LOC117572386 gene encoding zinc carboxypeptidase, translating into MSASGSQIVDGASSSEVSPKDQARYDHYRIYNVQFDNEQQIELFQKLEAESDSLTFIGHAREVGQKLSILVAAHRVADFADLLATYKVQHRVLTYNFQEKIDRNMREVLPEHVDVSKYDWQHFFHLKTIYDWLDHMASKYPEQISVLDMGSSTQGNAIKGLQLGKNPANKAIFIESGIHAREWIAPATATYIINELLTSQDERVQQLANNYNWIIFPCVNPDGYRYTFEHDRMWRKNRQLFGTCRGVDLNRNYPDHWNTTGSSSDPTRYDFAGPSAGSELETQRLMSFIREHVEKDQIKTYIALHSYSQMLMFPYGYTKEHVANYDDLQEFGKKAAAAIKAESGRDYVSGNLYETIYPSSGGSMDWAHAEAGIPISYTFELRGPPDSQDLFILPAVEIQPTASEAFTAIRTIVEAAAEKNYYK; encoded by the exons ATGTCTGCGAGCGGTTCTCAAATTGTAGATGGCGCCTCGTCTTCCGAGGTGTCCCCAAAAGATCAGGCGCGTTACGACCATTATCGCATCTATAATGTCCAGTTCGACAATGAGCAGCAGATTGAGTTGTTCCAGAAACTGGAGGCTGAGAGCGACAGCTTAACTTTTATCGGACATGCTCGCGAAGTTGGACAAAAACTTTCCATTCTGGTTGCTGCACATCGCGTTGCTGATTTTGCCGATTTGCTGGCAACGTACAAAGTGCAGCATCGTGTGTTg ACGTATAATTTTCAGGAAAAGATCGATCGCAATATGCGCGAAGTGCTGCCAGAACATGTGGATGTCTCTAAATATGATTGGCAGCACTTTTTCCACCTCAAAACCATCTACGATTGGTTGGATCACATGGCCAGCAAATATCCTGAACAGATCAGCGTACTGGACATGGGCAGCAGCACCCAGGGGAACGCAATTAAAGGCCTTCAACTGGGCAAGAATCCGGCGAATAAAGCCATTTTCATTGAAAGCGGAATTCATGCCCGCGAATGGATTGCACCGGCCACAGCCACTTACATTATTAATGAGCTATTGACGTCGCAGGATGAGCGTGTGCAGCAGCTGGCAAATAACTATAATTGGATTATATTTCCATGCGTCAATCCTGATGGCTATCGTTACACCTTTGAGCATGATCGTATGTGGCGAAAGAATCGCCAGCTGTTTGGTACTTGCCGTGGCGTTGATCTTAATCGCAACTATCCTGATCACTGGAACACTACGGGATCGAGCAGTGACCCAACACGTTACGATTTTGCCGGTCCCAGCGCTGGCAGTGAGCTGGAGACACAACGCTTGATGAGCTTTATACGTGAACATGTGGAGAAGGATCAGATCAAAACATATATTGCCTTGCATTCGTATTCACAGATGCTCATGTTTCCCTATGGCTACACCAAGGAACATGTGGCCAACTACGATGATCTGCAGGAATTTGGCAAAAAGGCAGCGGCTGCTATTAAAGCTGAGAGTGGTCGTGACTACGTAAGTGGCAATCTCTACGAGACGATTTATCCATCAAGTGGCGGCAGCATGGACTGGGCCCATGCCGAGGCCGGCATACCCATTAGCTATACTTTTGAACTGCGCGGACCACCCGATAGTCAGGATCTGTTCATTCTGCCAGCTGTGGAGATTCAGCCAACCGCCAGCGAAGCCTTTACTGCCATTCGCACCATTGTTGAGGCTGCTGCCGAGAAGAATTATTACAAATGA